In Rutidosis leptorrhynchoides isolate AG116_Rl617_1_P2 chromosome 2, CSIRO_AGI_Rlap_v1, whole genome shotgun sequence, one genomic interval encodes:
- the LOC139887899 gene encoding uncharacterized protein has product MAEGISTSTANFLRSTPIKAAIINNHQQLYTLIDYLPSNMAKSEHSLIKKSSSAEKHVPANKKAPAKTTGKRKHQSVTNAVDNPKQKHKVKDVPSDDEVESKLPALRLRTTPAQFAKVMCSLTPEQKFCVTRLGFRSLIGFNIDQLPGNLVYYVVDNFDGDEMIIKTQKGNIKVDSQAVHDVFGLEDVGTDIDTSELKLGSLFVQNWLNQFPPPPFVTRSSSLCSKIPTSTEVDSIFQMNFIMLFASTMVSCERNGKYQLVHVSSFFIEI; this is encoded by the exons ATGGCGGAGGG gatttcaacatcgacCGCTAATTTCCTTCGATCAACACCGATCAAAGCTGCCATTATCAACAATCATCAACAGCTATACACATTAATCGATTATCTTCCATCAAACATGGCTAAATCGGAGCATTCTCTAATCAAAAAATCGTCGTCGGCTGAAAAGCATGTTCCGGCTAATAAAAAAGCTCCGGCCAAAACTACTG GTAAAAGAAAACACCAGTCTGTTACCAATGCCGTTGATAATCCCAAACAGAAACACAAAGTTAAGGATGTTCCTTCTGATGATGAAGTTGAGTCTAAGCTACCAGCTCTTAGGCTAAGGACAACACCGGCGCAGTTTGCAAAGGTGATGTGTTCGTTGACCCCCGAACAAAAATTTTGTGTCACGAGACTTGGGTTTCGTTCTTTAATTGGGTTTAATATAGACCAATTGCCGGGTAATCTTGTTTACTATGTTGTTGACAATTTCGATGGTGATGAGATGATAATAAAGACTCAAAAAGGAAACATTAAGGTTGATTCCCAAGCTGTCCACGATGTGTTTGGACTCGAAGATGTTGGTACTGATATAGACACCTCGGAACTCAAGCTTGGTAGTCTTTTTGTTCAAAATTGGTTGAATCAGTTTCCACCACCCCCGTTTGTCACCCGTTCATCTTCACTGTGTTCTAAGATCCCGACCTCAACGGAAGTTGATAGTATCTTTCAGATGAACTTTATCATGTTGTTTGCAAGCACGATGGTGTCATGTGAAAGAAATGGGAAA TATCAACTGGTCCATGTTTCTTCTTTCTTCATTGAAATATAG